A genomic stretch from Hoplias malabaricus isolate fHopMal1 chromosome 4, fHopMal1.hap1, whole genome shotgun sequence includes:
- the zgc:172145 gene encoding ferritin light chain, oocyte isoform-like, which translates to MSEPRGKRLKSGVPACKTHRAQVGSKVKQNLPSAVEEALCGVSTSLMEFSYRLHALAKIFEQDDVALPRVAEFFQKESVSEQKQAEAMLHYMSERGGQYCSKVVQRPGTEQVCALLPALELLLGHWKEEMAVMVELCQLAREHGDPHSSSVVKSRFLQPLAPKIKLLGDLLTNARRVGCTSNSAGGFGEYLIDQLYEELTRSA; encoded by the exons ATGTCTGAACCTCGAGGGAAGAGATTAAAGAGCGGTGTCCCCGCGTGTAAAACACACCGAGCTCAGGTCGGGAGCAAAGTAAAGCAGAATCTGCCCTCAGCGGTGGAGGAAGCTCTGTGTGGAGTCTCCACTTCTCTGATGGAGTTCTCTTATCGTCTCCATGCGCTG GCTAAGATTTTTGAGCAGGATGACGTAGCTTTGCCCCGTGTGGCAGAGTTTTTCCAAAAGGAGTCTGTAAGCGAGCAGAAGCAGGCTGAAGCTATGTTGCATTACATGTCAGAGCGTGGAGGACAGTACTGCAGCAAAGTTGTTCAG AGACCAGgcacagagcaggtgtgtgcTCTGCTCCCAGCGCTAGAACTCCTGCTGGGTCACTGGAAGGAGGAGATGGCTGTCATGGTGGAGCTGTGTCAGCTAGCACGTGAGCATGGTGACCCCCACTCCTCCAGTGTGGTCAAGAGCCGCTTCCTACAGCCTCTTGCACCAAAAATCAAGCTGCTAGGTGACCTCTTGACCAATGCTCGAAGAGTGGGCTGCACAAGTAATAGTGCTGGAGGATTCGGGGAGTACCTCATTGACCAGCTGTATGAGGAACTGACAAGGAGTGCTTGA
- the myod1 gene encoding myoblast determination protein 1 homolog — protein MELSDIPFPLPSADDFYDDPCFNTSDMHFFEDLDPRLVHVSLLKADERAHAEDEHVRAPSGHHQAGRCLLWACKACKRKTTNADRRKAATMRERRRLSKVNDAFETLKRCTSANPNQRLPKVEILRNAISYIESLQALLRSHEDTYCPSLLEHYSGDSDASSPRSNCSDGMMDFNGPTCPSRRRNSYDSSYFNDNGDVRSSSKSSVVSSLDCLSSIVERISTEAPPACPPLSAHEPSDSSSALSPQHEHALSEPAPNTPSPGNSAVHAHDPVYQVL, from the exons ATGGAGCTGTCGGATATCCCGTTCCCACTGCCCTCGGCGGACGACTTCTACGACGACCCGTGCTTCAACACCAGCGACATGCACTTTTTTGAGGACCTGGACCCGCGGCTCGTGCACGTGAGCCTGTTAAAGGCGGACGAGCGCGCGCATGCAGAGGACGAGCACGTGCGCGCGCCCAGCGGCCACCACCAGGCGGGCCGCTGTCTGCTGTGGGCGTGCAAGGCGTGCAAGAGGAAGACCACGAACGCGGACCGGCGCAAAGCGGCCACGATGCGCGAGAGGAGGCGCCTGAGCAAAGTGAACGACGCATTCGAGACGCTGAAGCGCTGCACCTCCGCCAACCCCAACCAGCGGCTGCCGAAAGTGGAGATCCTCAGAAACGCCATCAGCTACATCGAGTCCCTGCAGGCGCTCCTGCGCAGCCACGAGGACACGTATTGCCCCTCGCTGCTCGAGCACTACAGCGGCGACTCGGACGCGTCCAGCCCCAGGTCCAACTGCTCCGACGGCATG ATGGATTTTAACGGCCCTACATGTCCGTCTAGAAGAAGAAACAGTTATGACAGCTCCTACTTCAACGACAATG gagatGTGCGCAGCAGCTCTAAATCCTCGGTGGTGTCCAGTCTGGATTGTCTCTCCAGTATCGTGGAGCGCATTTCTACCGAAGCGCCTCCCGCCTGTCCGCCGCTCTCCGCGCacgagccctcagacagcagcAGCGCACTGTCCCCGCAACACGAGCACGCGCTCAGTGAACCCGCGCCGAACACCCCGTCACCCGGCAACAGCGCTGTGCACGCGCACGATCCCGTCTACCAGGTTCTGTGA